The Anas acuta chromosome 1, bAnaAcu1.1, whole genome shotgun sequence genome segment CTGAAGGATGCAGTCTCTGAGGAGGGTTTCTAAATCCTTCCTTTGTGTCACTGATCCCATGTTATCCAGAGCTCGAAGCAAAAGGACTCCTGGAAAGGATTCAGATGCTCGTGCTGCTCTTCGCTACCTCAGAAactgaggaggagaggagaaaatggaTGGTGCTTCTGTAGAGAAAAACTTAAGAGCAAAATTGCTTTAATCATTGGGATCTGAGTGCAGATGGTTGcacttatttattaaaatactgaTCCTAAAGTGGTCTATGAGCTCAAGGAGAACAGCAAATAGCCCCAGGGACCGGCTTGCTTGGATGGAAGGAAAAGCTACACACTGATCCATCTCCGACAAGCTTCCGACAGGGAAAGGTCTCAGCTGGGGGTGTCTCACAGAGGGCATAGGAGAAGAGgagccacccccagcccttACACTGACACTGGGTGCGACAACAGCAAACATAAATGGGAGGGAATGAGGAAACCAGGCACTTCCAAGCGagaggtatttttatttttatttccatgtgcAGACCTGTACGCGTCCTGCGTTTGTTCAGGAGTCACGGCCAAGACCTCCGTGGAGCTCATTCAGCTCTCAAGTCAGCTCCATAGGCTCCCCCCGTATCCTCCCAACGCTGGTGCTACCACCTCTGCAGGATTGTAGAGAAATTCCAAAGagcattaattaattaattaaaggcTTCCAGGCTCTGGTAatcaccactgaaaagagaacTGGGGAGCATCAGTCAGAGCCAGCGTGTGCCAGCAAATGCTATTGTGCTTTCTGCGACGGCTCACTGATTCAAAACCTCTGGTCACATGTAGGCACTTTAATTCAGACAATTAGCAGTGGCAGTAATTAAAGACACTTCCACACTTTGGGTCTGAGCTGCTTGtgtccttccctctccctccctgggCTCCTTCCCAGCTGTTACGTGGTGGCTAACCGAACTGTGAGCAAGAGCAGAACAAATCTCAGCTGAGATTAGATATTTCCAGAGTGGTTTGAGGACAGTTGGCCATTACTCACTTGCAACACACAGTAAACAGTGTCGGAGCCTAAATCTGACTCTCTTCTGCCCAGAAAATATCAATCTCTTTATgtacacagagaagaaaaagcacttgCCTTTCACATGGCCATAAGAATTTGGTTCCTGGGATGAAATAAGCTATGGTTACGAACATCTCATCAGCTTCTTGGGGCtctgaaggggctgggagtAATAACACTGCTGCATGTTGGTGCCCACACCAAATGTGGGATCCACGTTGGAGCCGTCACGCATGGAGAGACCACCTCAGAGGGGCTGAACATCATTTATCACCTCCCTCCGTCTGGACATGACCCCACGACTTCCCCACGTCTCAAAGCACCCTATCTCAAAAGAAACCTGTCTACGAGGGTAGCACTGAGGCCTCCTCATACACTGCCCTGCACAAAATGCCTTGGTGATGACCACAGCCTTGCTTGAAGTCAACAGCCTCGGTTCTTTGTTCTCCTCCTTAGTTCTTAGTTACATGTCTAAAACCTACTGATCGAGGCTGTGAGACCTCCTTCTCCAACACAGGTTGGTCCCTTCAgtttcaaagcaaaaccagcttttCCTGGTGGTTAacactaaaatatattttacccAATAGTTACCTGTTTGATCTATTGGGATTTCCTGAGGATATtttctccagaaggaaaaaaaaaaaaaaagtttcagattttcctttaaGCTTTTTTTGGAAAGGTATGCAACAATTTGTTGATTTCCAAGAAACAGATTATGGAAATGTTAGAGAAGCTCTATCTGTCACGATGGAGTTTTTCTTAGAAAGAAATCTGCTTCTGCTTTAGCAAGAACCAACTTTGCTGCTCTTGCTTAAAGCGATGATGAAACACGTTGTAGGACCACGCCACCACGACACATGAATATTACCTTCATTAAACTCCTTGGGCTATTTTCTGCAAACAGCTGAATGTGATGAAACTGTTCCTGAGGGAGACACTTGTCACAAGTCTTGTCTCCCTGTCCCGGGCTTGGCTCAGCACTCTTTAACTTACGGGTGATGATTTTGCACAACATTTCCAACACCCGTCCCGCACCAGGACCCCCCACGCCAGCACAGCATGGACACGGAATAAAAAGGCACCTTCTGCTACCGGGGCTTCTGGTCCTCATACGGGACAGGAGAGACAGATGGATGCAGGCAGATGGACAGATGGAGGAGGAAATTAAAGGAACCAGCCAGGACTCACTGTCAAACTTTTAATAACTGTTGCCATTAGGGACAGAGGTAACCGGGGCCATGTCGGCACGATCATCATATTCTAAAGTAAGTTCCTGAAGCATCCCAAGCCCCTTCTTGGCCCTACTATTGCCAGTGAAATCTAATGTGGGAAAAGGACAAAACCGAGCTAGAAAGAAGCTATTTCAGGCTGCGAGTGGTGCGGGACCCTCGGGGATGCTCGGGAGCAGCTCCGCAGCAGTGCGTGTGCCAGGAGCGGGGTCAGCCTCCCAGCCGCCTGCCAAAAAGCTGGAGAAGCCCCAGGCTGCCTGAGCCAGCCCTAGGAAGAGACAGTGGGAAGCCCAAACCCACGGAGACCcggctttttatttttacccttCCCACCAGATGCGTTTTGAAAAACGATCCGCTGGCGAGTTTctcctccagcctcagctggagggggagcagagggttTGGCTGCGggctcttctcccctctcccctccagcTTCCCAGgctctttttccccccagccaggagctgtgcacagcccccagcccctccagcacctctcacctccctcccagccctctgAGACCCCCCCTTTacctccccaaaccccagcgCGCACTTTGGGGCCAGGGGTTGCCCCGCAGCAGGTTCCCCTCTCCGGGGCTGGCTTTTGGGGTCGCCCTTTTGGCATCTCTGCCTCTGTCCTCGGCCACCTCGTCCCTCCTCATCCCTCTTTGCCTCTGCATCCCTCCCCTTCGCATCCCTCCCCCTCCAGCTCCCCCTCGGCACCTCTCTCGTTTACATCCCTCCCCTTCGCATCCCTGCCCCTCCGCATCTCCGCCCGttcccatccctcccctccgcatctccgctcctctcccctcGGCCCTCCGCACCCTAAACCctcttcccccctctccccttcgCATCTTTACCCTTTCGCTCCCCCCCCTTGCCTCTCCCCACCActttgggtcttttttttttgggtgccACCTTCCCcaccttcctctcccctccctgccgcttccccccctccccagcctttctccaccttcccctccttcccttaGGGTCTTTTCGGGTGCCACCTTTCCCactcctcttcccccccctcgcttccttctccccccagcccttctccacCTTTCCCCCCCCAGGATCTTTTTGGGTGCCACCTTTCCcacttctccctcccccttccaTCTCCTTCCCCCCTAACCCTTTCCCCCCCCAAATTAGGATCCTTTTGCCTTCcaccttctcccctcccccccaaataACACCCCCGCTTTCCCCTCTTTCCccacttcccccccccacctcctcacCCCTCCTTTACCCCCCATACCTGcactgtgtccccccccccctccccagcgaTGCCACCCCCGCTGcctccgctgctgctgctggggctggcgctggggctgggggggcgagcaggggccggggggggctgccaGCTGCCGGCCGAGTGGCGACCCCTGAGCGAGGGCTGCCGAGCCGAGCTGGCGGCGATCATCGTCTACGCCCGGGTGCTGGCTCTCCATCCCGATCCCTACGGGGCTTACAATTACCTCCCCTGGCAAAGGGACCCCCCCGCCTCAGCCGGTGGCCAGCACGGCCCGGGGGGGCTTTTTTATTCGGCCGAAATCGAGCTGCTGTGCGACCAGGCTTGGGGCAGCATGCTGGAGGTGCCCGCTGGCTCCCGGCTCAACCTCACCGGCCTCGGATACTTCTCCTGCCACTCGCACACCGTCCTGCAGGGCTACTCCTACTTCTTCTTCCTCCGGTGAGTGCCAGGGCttggggggcctgggggggtcCCGCTGCTGTAGGGGATGCTCCAGGACCAGGACGGTGGAGGGGGGGGTCGCAGCATCCCATCCTTCAACCCCAAAACAGACCCCGACCAGAAGTGCCCAGCGATGCGCTCCTGATGCAGGCTGAGCCGCTGCCCTcgggtttttatttttttttttttttttattattatttttttaagggcagggctgctctccgGCGCTGGAGCCGGGCCAGCCGCCTGTCCCGCAAAGTTTGGCTCCGGGGTTTGGGAGCGATCCCCACATAACGCACCCGGAGCCTTTCTCCCGGCTCTCCCCAACCCCGGCCAAATCCCAACTCCGGGCTGCTcgaaagaagaagaaaaataaaccgGGATGTGGGAACAAGGCTCCGCCGTGACCTTTCAATCCAGCAGCATTTGCGAAATATTACTTAGTGGCTTGTTTCGAAATCCTGGGTATATTCTTACACTGGGTGTGTAGCAAAACACATTCTGATGCTGTCCAGTGCTCGCTCGGAGGCAGTGTCTCTGAGCACGTTTTGCACCAGTTATTTATTGACTGCTTGAAGGAGTCCTTAAACCCGGGGATCAAGGGCAAGGCAATGCATATTCAGGAGGAACCCAAGGCCAAAATACAGACGTGCCGTGTAGATTTGGGGGTTCGTTTTATCACAAGGCAGCAGATATCAGTGCTAggtccttgctgctgctgtctggccAAATGCCCCGGGGTGGAAGTCGGCAGCTGAGAGCCCCGCGTTGGCTAAAAGCCTGTCCGTGCAACTTCTGGTGGCACTTGTTCAGCCAGGAGGGTGACTTCGgcaggagagaaagcaaaatccAGCCTCACAGCGGGCTGCCCACCTGGTTTGTGTTGCAGCATGGATGAGAATTACATCCTCCTGCCGCACGGCGTCAACTTCCAGGAGGCGATTTTCCCGGACACGCAGGAGAACCGCAGGATGTTTGCCAGCCTTTTCCAGTTCTCCAACTGCTCGCAGGCGCAGCATGCCCTGAGCTTCTCCAGTGACTGGGAGATTCAAGAGGACAACCGGGTAAGGGATTTACTTCTTCAGTTTTCTAAGTGGGCACAGGCATTCTCATATCATTTGTAAacgtatgtgtgtatatatacttgctttgggcaacctggtcgGGTgagaagtgtccctgcccatggcagggggttgggactgggtgatctttaaggtcccttccaacccaagccattctgtgaccCAATAATTCTTATTCTAGCCCGTTGGCAGCATCACTGGTAAAATTACACACTGCTGGGGTGATGTTCTGTATTCTGTGTTGGCTCTTAAACTTCCCGTGGACCTGAGCGAAGCTTGGTATCAACCTGTCCATGAGCAACAGGTTGGGAACCAGCCCTGCCTGTTCTCCTGTCCTACTCTGACCAGGTTTTGCTGTTTGCAGACCCCATACTTTGACTTCAAGTGGAAACATTTGGGAATAGAGCTTGGGTTTTTTGCTCCTGTGCTCATCTCAGGTATCAAGAGCCGTGCCCTTGTCTGGACTGTGGCAGACTTTGGGAATTATTCTTGcctgactccacacagcagcatAAAGATCTGCTTCTGGACTAAGTGCCCAAAGCTCCCTTTGTAGCTGCTGGGGTAACACAAAAGCCTCTTGAGGGCATGGTTTAACTGAGCCGTGCCAGCACCTgcctcagagcaggctgaaTGAAGtgcctctttctcctcccaggAGAGACCACCACAAGTAATTCACCCTCTAGGCACTCCTCCCTGAAGTACATTTTTAGCATAGGAAGTCCACCGGTGCCCATTGCCAGTGGTTTCTGAGCTTTATGGGGCTGCAGTGTGTGTAATAAAGGCAGGCTTTTACTAAACACTTCcttggcagcagggagcagcttgCAGTTACGGGTGTGCATGTGGTGGATGTGCATCCACGCTTCCAAAAGTGGAAGTTGGAGACCTCTATGTGTTAGTGCCAGCATTTGTTTTATGCAGCTGGGGGGTTTCCACTGGTAGCTGAGAACATTTTAAGCGCCTCTTTAGGTCAGGATGGATGGGACATGCGTCATCACTCGTGGTTCCTGTTTTTCCACCTGGCCAGCAGCACAATGGGCATGACCCCAGTCCGTGGGATGCCCTGCGAGCACCAGTTTTCCCATCATTgatatttttgggaaaaaaagggggaatggTGATGCTCAAGTATACATTTTAAGCTAAATGTAGGGGAACCTGTGGGTTTGTTCATGCCAACAGTACATCTCACCTGTTACCTGGAATGGAAACTACAAGGCAGAATCCTCCAGGGCAGGCTGGAGCAACCCAGAGAGCACGAACCAAAAGCTCCTTTCAGCTGCTGTGCTACATGACCCTGCACAGCTGTGAGCAGATTAAAGGGGAATtacagctggggctgggggctttaAATACTTTGGCACACACCCGTCAAGGGAATAAATTCAGCCCTACTGCTGGCTGCTTTGTCTCCTCACTGCTTCCTTCAGCAATGAAAAGTAAATGCTTCCTCTGCACCAGTTAAAAATAGTTCAGGCTGACTGTGCTCCCATTCAGCCTGAGCATCTGTGCTCCCATTTTGGGAGATGGATAGGAATTGCGTTAGGAATTTGCTTGCCCTTCTTGCGAGTGCTCCCCACGTCTTCCCAATGCAGGAACCTGCATCCAGGGTGCAGCTCTGGTTAGGGTTTTGCTCCTCATTTTGCTATGTCACATCTAATGGTGACTTTCCTGCATCTGCTTGCTTCAGCTGTTTGTATCCCACCATGGTGCGAACAGTTTCCATCTCCAAATGTGCTCTGTGAACATGATTTGGAGAATTATTTATTGGAGCTTTTTGAAAAATGGGCTTTTAGGGGACTTGGGGACACCAAAGGGGCTCTGTGATGGTGTCAAGTGGTGCACATCTTACACAGATGATGAAGCACATGCAGTAGTGAGGTGGCAGGGGTCTTGCTAGCTGTCTTTTGACATAGATGTCTGGTAAAAATCATTCATGAATGTTTTGTGAAGACAGAGGGAAGAGATGGAGAAGCTGAGATCCTCAGACCAGAAGGTGAAGGTCTGGTTTAGGAGCTAGTAGCTAAGGTCCTGCCTTTGGGTCCTGGGACATCTTCAAAAGCACTCTGTCAAAAAGCAGCCTGGCCCTAGCAGGTTGGGAAGTGATGAAATCTGCTTCCAGCTGGATCCTGTACtccaaaagacttttttttttttttttcttttttttttttttttttttccctgtgttccTTGCATGCAGCCAGCATCACTGGGGCTGTCCCACGGGGTGAAATGAGGGGAACACCGAtggctccttctcctcctcccggctgctgtgcctggcacTTGGGGAAGACAATGGAAAAGAGAGCAAATAGATGTGTGGGAAATCCTCGGTGCACTGACACAGTAAAGAGATGCAGAGCATGGGAAGaccttttaattttcagaaagccCCTGGGCACGTGGGAAAAGCAGGCCAGAGCCCAGGCGCGTCTTGTTGGGGATAACACATTCCTCCTCCCGGGCTGCTactgctgctggaagctgaTTCCAGCTGCGTTTTTAAGCCCCTTGCAATCTGGGCTGAGGGCCAGAAGCTGCTTTCCACGGCTTTCCAATAACCCCACAGTCTCGTAAATTCACTCAGGTGCCTGTTCTGGCCACTCTGGAGAGCAACAGTAGCTCAAGCTGTCCTTTCTTTAGGCACTTGCGTGTTGGCTTCCAGGTTTGTAATTAACAGGGCCCCGCTCTGACTTTTCTCACAGCCCCTTAGTGATGTTTGCAGACCTCCTGCTTCACTTAGGTTTGCTGCTAGGTTGCTGCCAAAGCCCCGAGTTCCCATCACAGCTCTGGGCTTGGGGCTGTAACGAGTCACTGCCACTTCTCTCCCTTCTGTTTAAAGCTGAAGAGCTGATGTTGGTGGAGATAACGGCATAGGAActcccctttttctccttgGAGTTATGGTTTCGGTCAGTTCTTCCCACCCTCGCTCCCCTCGGAGAGCTGCAATATTTACCTATAAAAGGAATCCTGCAATCGCAGCAGTTTCCTTTAATAAGGTGCTTTTATTAAAGAAAGGACCAATTAAGGAGTAATAAAAACCTGATTAAAATTCTTAAAAGCTCCCTGTTTGTACCCAAGCCTCACGTCGGTGCCCTCAGGGAGGACCTGCAGATACATCAAAGAGTTTGCAAGGTTTGGCAGCCTCCTCAATGGCCATGCCAGGCTGCCCCGTGCTGGCCAAGGCACAACCTCCATCTCCCTTCAGGCTCTGAAAAGTGCCCAGGGGCCTTTTTCCTTTACTCCTCCTGACTTGGCCTGTTGCAGGGTTGTGCAGTCTCTTGAATGAGACCTTGCTGCTTTGTCTGCACAGGAGGGATTACACCGCAGTGACTTGAGGTTTGGCTTATGGAGGTGTCAAACGCCCTTGTGTATGTGTCAAACTATTTGTTATTCAAAGGAATTTCATCTCCTGGTTTTGTCAACAAGCTGGTAGGGAGGCTCAGTCTGTTGATCTCCATTTAAGCTTGTTGGGAGCTTGCTGGGCAAAGCTGCAGAGATGCTCACAGCCTGAGGCCATGCAGTGCTTTTTTGCAGGGCACCAAGAGCTGCAAGATGACCCCATGTCCATCACAAGGGAATTAACAGCAGGATGTCAAACTGACCATGAGCTACTGAGAGCACCGGCACTGGTGATAAAGCCCATGGAAGCTGAGGAGCTCAATAACTTCCATGAGGAGCCCTATAACTTCCATTAAACTTGTTGAGGTTGCAGGGGaagattttatcttttattaagTCTCTCCATGTGTTGCCTCTCCCCCTCTCAAGCATCAGATCCAAGGTCATGCTGCTACTTCAGTTGAATTACCCCGTTCTCACATTCTGGGAGACCTTCAGAGATTTGTCTGGGTAATAATAAGGCTTTTAGGAGAATAGTCAGTGACCCTAATAAAAAGCAAGGTAATTAGCTCACTAGGAGGCAGTCTACAAATATCTGCACAGCATCTTCGGGTCTTCCTCTCCGGTGGCATTTTGGCTGCTGTAACAAGCACCCGATGACCTGATTACAACACCTGCAAGGCTTTGGAGCAGCTAAAAAGAGAACCAGATAAGAAAAGCGATATAATTGCATAATTGGCCTTCCCATTATTATGCAAAGtgaaaactaaattaaatgGCATTCTTCCCCTGCGGAAGCAGAGGAAATAGTTTCAGAGCTATTTGTATTTTAGCAAAGACCTTGTGCACACACCGGGAGCCACTGGGTCAGATCACTCCTTGACCCCATCCCTGGGCAGCAGTGCATTTGCAGCCTGTTTCTTGCCTTAATGATCTCAGCTGGGCGGATGGTCATGGCTCACATTCAGAGACACTTCATAAGACCATGAGGGCatggaaaaacagcagcttcCACGAAAGCTCTTTGGGCTACCGGAGGATGATTTGCATAATATTTGCCATCAGGACCTATATTGATTCCTTTCCCCGGGTGACTGGCATGTGGCTGCTGCTACCcccagagagaggaaaaaaagaggaaaagctggGGAAGTCTCCATAATTTTTCTGACTTCTCTGATTTTGAGTCTGAGCAGTAGTTAAATGATATCATGGCTAGAAATTGTGGACAGGTGCCTGCTGGAGAGCTACTCTCTGCCAGAGTTGGGTGCAGGGACCAGGACTCTTCCTGCTGTGGCTGAGATGAACATAGGGAGTGCTAAAGATGACCCCTGTACAGGAATCATGGAAAGTGTGGG includes the following:
- the CCDC3 gene encoding coiled-coil domain-containing protein 3, translated to MPPPLPPLLLLGLALGLGGRAGAGGGCQLPAEWRPLSEGCRAELAAIIVYARVLALHPDPYGAYNYLPWQRDPPASAGGQHGPGGLFYSAEIELLCDQAWGSMLEVPAGSRLNLTGLGYFSCHSHTVLQGYSYFFFLRMDENYILLPHGVNFQEAIFPDTQENRRMFASLFQFSNCSQAQHALSFSSDWEIQEDNRLMCSSVQKALFEEEDRVKKLQQKVATLEKRNKQLRDRVKKVKRSLRQARKNTRHMEQMNRKLSEKLSSAGGQIPYINSLKQENSHATYLKV